Proteins from a genomic interval of Methanofollis formosanus:
- a CDS encoding DUF5806 family protein codes for MGDPEDRTEDITKYHKFKKVEGSTYRRVNQFLRRHTYFTAREWSIARLCADFQTTSGAEMTFIGANLPELVPFMTEPYTPQAVNQARDAFKKKVKMAGATFLYGAMCGFFTPEELDDLLFESSEVARFLMEVEGTTLDIDDEIEREDKVSEVMKSISRESARLLRERSRLQEDSEEEPEEEEE; via the coding sequence ATGGGAGACCCTGAAGACCGCACCGAAGATATCACCAAATATCACAAGTTCAAGAAGGTCGAAGGCTCGACCTACCGCCGGGTCAACCAGTTCCTCCGCAGACACACCTACTTCACCGCGCGCGAATGGTCCATCGCACGGCTCTGCGCGGACTTCCAGACCACGAGCGGGGCAGAGATGACCTTCATCGGTGCGAACCTCCCGGAACTCGTCCCATTCATGACCGAACCCTACACCCCGCAGGCCGTCAACCAGGCCAGAGACGCCTTCAAGAAGAAGGTGAAGATGGCCGGGGCGACATTCCTGTACGGTGCGATGTGCGGATTCTTCACCCCCGAAGAACTCGACGACCTCCTCTTCGAGTCCAGCGAAGTGGCGCGCTTCCTGATGGAAGTGGAAGGCACCACCCTCGACATCGACGACGAGATCGAACGGGAGGACAAAGTCTCCGAGGTGATGAAGAGCATCTCCAGAGAGTCGGCCAGACTCCTGCGCGAACGGAGCCGCCTCCAGGAAGACTCCGAAGAAGAACCAGAAGAAGAGGAAGAGTAA
- the glmM gene encoding phosphoglucosamine mutase produces MGSKTRVQKQIFGTNGVRGIVGKAMTPDLVMRIGMALGTMRKGTIAVGRDTRTSGEALAAAVSAGLMATGCEVVDCGVLPTPALQYLVRDHFDGGAMITASHNPPEYNGVKIIEPDGTEMGDEETLRLEEILFSETFVHAEWDGVGSKRYEPDLKEEYIDAIVSHFPPGIGAGLTVVADPGSGPAAATTPKILARLGCTVHTINAQMDGRFPGRLPEPSLEGLAPLAEMVRETGAAFGVAHDGDADRAVFVDDTGRYVEENQEFALIEDFVCQKGQGLVVTPVSSSLLCEDIAGRHHCSVEYTPVGSIYVAREMRSLIQRGENVVFGGEGNGGLIYPDHQFCRDGGMTAAMMVGLLHAGDQPLSALVDGLPERPIIKEKVKTREAEAVVAALKERYADERPDCRDGIRINRPGAWALVRPSGTEPMMRVIVEAGDEEECKNLFSEIMEVVRASASDLMNE; encoded by the coding sequence ATGGGAAGCAAGACACGAGTGCAAAAACAGATCTTCGGGACAAACGGCGTGCGGGGCATCGTCGGCAAGGCGATGACGCCCGACCTCGTGATGCGGATCGGCATGGCCCTCGGCACCATGCGGAAAGGGACGATCGCCGTCGGGCGGGACACCAGGACCTCGGGCGAGGCGCTTGCCGCCGCCGTCTCGGCCGGGTTGATGGCGACCGGGTGTGAGGTGGTCGACTGCGGCGTCCTCCCCACCCCGGCCCTCCAGTACCTGGTCCGCGACCACTTCGACGGCGGGGCGATGATCACCGCCTCCCACAACCCCCCGGAGTACAACGGCGTCAAGATCATCGAACCGGACGGCACCGAGATGGGCGACGAAGAAACCCTGAGGCTCGAGGAGATCCTCTTCTCCGAGACCTTCGTCCATGCAGAATGGGACGGGGTCGGCTCCAAGCGGTACGAACCAGACCTGAAGGAAGAGTACATCGACGCCATCGTCTCCCACTTTCCCCCGGGCATCGGGGCGGGCCTGACGGTCGTCGCCGATCCCGGGTCGGGCCCGGCCGCCGCGACCACCCCGAAGATCCTCGCCCGTCTGGGGTGCACCGTGCACACCATCAACGCCCAGATGGACGGGAGGTTCCCGGGCCGGTTGCCTGAACCCAGTCTGGAAGGCCTCGCCCCCCTCGCCGAGATGGTCCGCGAGACCGGGGCCGCCTTCGGGGTGGCCCATGACGGCGACGCCGACCGTGCGGTTTTTGTCGACGATACCGGGAGGTACGTCGAGGAGAACCAGGAGTTCGCCCTCATCGAAGACTTCGTCTGCCAGAAAGGCCAGGGCCTGGTCGTCACCCCGGTCTCTTCCTCCCTCCTCTGCGAGGACATCGCCGGCAGGCACCACTGCTCGGTCGAGTACACCCCGGTGGGGAGCATCTACGTCGCCAGAGAGATGCGCAGCCTCATCCAGCGTGGAGAAAACGTGGTCTTCGGAGGAGAAGGAAACGGCGGGCTCATCTACCCGGACCACCAGTTCTGCCGGGACGGCGGGATGACCGCCGCCATGATGGTGGGCCTCCTCCATGCCGGGGACCAGCCCCTCTCGGCCCTCGTCGACGGCCTGCCCGAACGCCCGATCATCAAGGAGAAGGTGAAGACCCGCGAGGCGGAGGCGGTCGTCGCTGCCCTGAAAGAGCGGTATGCCGATGAACGGCCGGACTGCAGGGACGGGATCAGGATCAACCGGCCCGGGGCCTGGGCACTGGTCCGACCTTCAGGGACCGAACCGATGATGCGGGTGATCGTGGAGGCAGGAGACGAAGAAGAGTGTAAAAACCTCTTTTCTGAGATTATGGAGGTTGTCAGGGCCTCGGCCTCCGATCTCATGAATGAGTAA
- a CDS encoding acylphosphatase has protein sequence MKTVRMLVSGKVQHVGFRACTRKIAVNLGVCGEVANCSDGTVEITATGDAAVLEKFVAMVYGCPRAVIKEVEIETLDRRPFPDFTIVREAGQ, from the coding sequence TTGAAGACCGTCCGGATGTTGGTCTCGGGAAAAGTTCAGCACGTCGGGTTTCGGGCATGTACCAGAAAGATCGCGGTGAACCTCGGGGTCTGCGGCGAAGTCGCAAACTGCAGCGACGGGACGGTCGAGATCACCGCCACCGGCGACGCTGCGGTTCTTGAAAAGTTTGTCGCGATGGTCTACGGGTGCCCGCGGGCGGTGATCAAAGAGGTCGAGATCGAGACGCTGGATAGACGTCCCTTTCCTGATTTCACGATCGTGCGCGAGGCCGGTCAGTAG
- a CDS encoding arginine deiminase family protein translates to MRARAKAEWHRLHDVLMHEPGLEVFFALISPKKHLYERFFNLETARREHQRLCEILQDDFGVRVHRLTDAVLEGVQNPRHRETLLKLAEEPAGGTDPPLAGRDNRHLLALALFGACQNGGDVTLRGTMHNLYFMRDQQVCTDQGIVMGRMATAERHREGALTAIGLSAIGAGAVGMIRRGHLEGGDFIPAGKFALLGYGSRTDHEGADALLWSGSGFDEVAVVREPVHPLIEGTDPMVNMHLDTYCNLAGDGVAVGNPGLLEEARVKVLANESGIYRPTGWEGSLAGFLKEKDFSIVPVTTLEQLCYAANFLCVRERECIAVDTGQVARAVIRRLRKRAAAKPGIYNRLLAQAEADYRQLRLDAEFFPYKKEVYAEGVEMTPIDLHNATGGYGGAHCMTCPVRRG, encoded by the coding sequence ATGCGTGCCAGGGCCAAAGCCGAATGGCACAGATTGCATGATGTCCTCATGCATGAACCGGGGTTAGAAGTGTTCTTCGCACTTATATCTCCAAAAAAGCACTTATACGAACGTTTTTTCAACCTGGAAACCGCCCGCAGGGAACATCAGAGGCTCTGCGAGATACTGCAGGATGATTTCGGCGTACGAGTCCACCGCCTGACCGACGCGGTCCTTGAAGGCGTGCAGAACCCAAGGCACCGTGAGACTCTTCTGAAACTTGCCGAAGAACCGGCCGGAGGGACGGACCCCCCCCTTGCAGGGAGGGACAACCGACATCTCCTTGCCCTCGCTCTCTTCGGCGCCTGTCAGAACGGAGGTGACGTCACCCTGCGGGGCACGATGCACAATCTCTACTTCATGCGAGACCAGCAGGTCTGCACCGATCAGGGAATCGTGATGGGACGGATGGCAACGGCCGAACGGCACCGCGAGGGGGCGCTCACCGCGATCGGTCTCTCCGCCATCGGCGCAGGAGCGGTAGGGATGATCCGGCGCGGCCATCTTGAGGGAGGGGACTTCATCCCTGCCGGGAAGTTCGCCCTCCTCGGCTACGGCTCACGGACCGACCACGAGGGCGCCGACGCTCTCCTCTGGTCGGGTTCGGGCTTCGACGAGGTAGCGGTGGTTCGGGAACCGGTCCATCCCCTCATCGAGGGTACCGACCCGATGGTGAACATGCACCTGGATACCTACTGCAACCTGGCGGGAGACGGGGTTGCCGTCGGAAATCCCGGTCTCCTCGAGGAGGCCAGGGTAAAAGTGCTCGCCAACGAATCCGGGATATACCGCCCGACCGGGTGGGAGGGGAGTCTTGCCGGGTTCCTGAAGGAGAAGGACTTCTCCATCGTTCCGGTCACGACCCTCGAGCAACTCTGCTATGCCGCGAACTTCCTCTGTGTCCGCGAACGCGAGTGTATCGCCGTCGACACCGGGCAGGTCGCCCGGGCGGTGATCAGGAGGCTGCGGAAGCGGGCGGCGGCGAAACCCGGAATCTATAACCGTTTGCTCGCCCAGGCCGAGGCCGACTACCGGCAGCTCAGGCTGGATGCCGAATTTTTCCCGTACAAAAAGGAGGTCTATGCCGAGGGGGTGGAGATGACCCCCATCGATCTGCACAACGCCACCGGCGGGTACGGCGGGGCGCACTGCATGACCTGTCCGGTCAGGCGAGGGTGA
- a CDS encoding UV DNA damage repair endonuclease UvsE, producing MKIGYPCANLTIGPIKDLFSKEEAEAIAVENLACLARTLEFNEKAGLSFFAISPRLIPHQTLPDLVVEYSECLAAIGAYVKEKGMRIAACPARAALAAERRAADLAHLASLLDAMGLDTTAKIPVRINGRGEAESVAASFCREYDALPEAVTRRLVIRNDRIHTVGDCCAVGQACGVPVAYDHHQAGGDPGEGVRECALTWKSGDGAPIVFYGSLDPGVPHPQSVDPAAFRSFLAATAPAAREIDVMLLFKDRERSALTARRVARDDLRLRGAPLMTVRH from the coding sequence ATGAAGATCGGGTACCCCTGTGCCAACCTTACCATCGGACCCATAAAAGACCTGTTCTCAAAGGAGGAGGCGGAGGCGATTGCCGTCGAGAATCTTGCCTGCCTGGCGAGAACCCTCGAGTTCAATGAAAAGGCGGGCCTTTCCTTCTTCGCGATCAGTCCGCGGCTCATCCCGCACCAGACCTTACCCGACCTTGTCGTTGAATACTCGGAGTGCCTCGCGGCCATCGGGGCCTATGTGAAGGAGAAAGGCATGCGGATCGCGGCCTGCCCGGCCAGGGCCGCCCTCGCCGCGGAGCGGCGGGCCGCGGATCTGGCGCATCTCGCCTCCCTTCTCGACGCCATGGGTCTTGACACGACGGCAAAGATCCCGGTCAGGATCAACGGCAGAGGGGAGGCAGAGAGTGTTGCCGCATCGTTCTGCCGGGAATATGACGCCCTCCCCGAAGCGGTGACCCGGCGGCTTGTCATCAGGAACGACCGCATCCACACAGTCGGGGACTGCTGTGCCGTTGGCCAGGCCTGCGGGGTGCCGGTGGCCTACGACCACCACCAGGCCGGCGGAGACCCCGGCGAGGGCGTCCGGGAGTGTGCCCTCACCTGGAAGAGCGGCGACGGCGCGCCGATCGTCTTCTACGGTTCCCTTGACCCGGGCGTCCCGCACCCCCAGTCGGTCGACCCTGCGGCGTTCAGATCTTTTCTTGCGGCCACCGCCCCGGCGGCGCGGGAGATCGACGTCATGCTCCTCTTCAAGGACAGGGAGCGGTCGGCCCTCACCGCACGCCGGGTAGCGCGGGACGACCTGCGGCTCAGGGGGGCGCCACTGATGACGGTCCGCCACTGA
- the lysS gene encoding lysine--tRNA ligase — MSDSQISFDEAKLTKYQELQEAGLPMYPAQFEREVTLAEVRERYVEIGHDPSEDEVTTAGRIYSVRRHGKTIFIDIGDESARLQLYVRKNDIGDEPFDAFKKFVDAGDIIGVTGRVFRTKMGEITIWVSTYQLLTKSVCAMPEKFHGLKNTEMRYRHRYLDLIMNAETRETFRLRSRAIAELRNFLNSRDFLEFETPTLQPVYGGANARPFMTYHNALEQKLFLRIAPELYLKRLVVGGFEKVYEIAKNFRNEDIDTHHNPEFSMVEIYAAYHDYQDMMNLTEEIATHLVIGTLGTSTVTFEGKEISFERPWRRLTMEDAVKEYGGIDVFATPVEELAAIAEKEDMEKREAAQTHGDYLALFFEHFCEEKLVQPTFIYDFPIENSPLAKRHRSKPGFTERFELFVNGMELANGFSELNDPLDQKERFEAQDLKRRLGDLEAQMIDYDFINALGYGMPPTGGVGIGIDRLIMLITGNDSIKEVILFPSMRRLSQDGDGDDDDDEPAGEEKQE, encoded by the coding sequence ATGAGCGATTCACAGATCAGTTTTGATGAGGCAAAACTCACCAAATACCAGGAGCTCCAGGAGGCCGGGCTCCCCATGTACCCGGCCCAATTCGAGCGAGAGGTGACCCTGGCGGAGGTCAGGGAGCGGTACGTCGAGATCGGCCACGACCCGAGCGAGGATGAGGTCACGACTGCCGGGCGGATCTACAGCGTCCGCCGTCACGGGAAGACCATCTTCATCGATATCGGCGACGAGTCCGCGAGGCTCCAGCTCTATGTCAGGAAAAACGACATCGGCGACGAACCCTTCGATGCGTTCAAGAAGTTCGTCGATGCCGGCGATATCATCGGGGTCACCGGCCGGGTATTCAGGACCAAGATGGGCGAGATCACGATCTGGGTCAGCACCTACCAGCTCCTGACCAAATCGGTCTGCGCCATGCCCGAGAAGTTCCACGGGCTCAAGAACACCGAGATGCGCTACCGTCACCGTTACCTCGACCTGATCATGAACGCCGAGACCAGGGAGACGTTCAGGCTGAGGAGCAGGGCCATCGCCGAACTGCGCAATTTCCTCAACTCCCGCGACTTCCTGGAGTTCGAGACCCCCACGCTCCAGCCGGTCTACGGCGGCGCCAACGCCCGGCCCTTCATGACCTACCACAACGCCCTTGAGCAGAAACTCTTCCTGCGGATCGCCCCCGAACTCTACCTCAAGCGGCTCGTCGTCGGCGGGTTCGAGAAGGTCTACGAGATCGCGAAGAACTTCCGGAACGAGGACATCGACACCCATCACAACCCCGAGTTCTCGATGGTCGAGATCTACGCCGCCTACCACGACTACCAGGACATGATGAACCTCACCGAGGAGATCGCCACCCACCTGGTCATCGGCACCCTCGGCACCTCGACGGTCACCTTCGAAGGGAAGGAGATCTCCTTTGAGCGACCCTGGCGGCGGCTCACGATGGAGGACGCGGTGAAGGAGTACGGTGGGATCGACGTCTTCGCCACGCCGGTGGAGGAACTCGCGGCCATCGCCGAGAAGGAAGACATGGAGAAGCGCGAGGCGGCGCAGACCCACGGCGACTACCTTGCGCTCTTCTTCGAGCACTTCTGCGAGGAGAAACTCGTCCAGCCGACCTTCATCTACGACTTCCCGATCGAGAACTCGCCGCTCGCCAAGCGTCACCGTTCCAAGCCCGGCTTTACCGAGCGTTTCGAGCTCTTCGTGAACGGCATGGAGCTTGCAAACGGGTTCTCCGAGCTGAACGATCCCCTCGACCAGAAGGAACGTTTCGAGGCGCAGGACCTGAAGCGCCGCCTCGGCGACCTCGAGGCGCAGATGATCGACTACGACTTCATCAACGCCCTCGGCTACGGCATGCCCCCGACCGGCGGGGTCGGGATCGGGATCGACCGGCTGATCATGCTCATCACCGGCAACGACTCCATCAAGGAGGTCATCCTCTTCCCGTCGATGCGGAGGCTCTCGCAGGACGGCGACGGTGACGATGACGATGACGAACCTGCCGGGGAAGAGAAGCAGGAATAA
- the cas1 gene encoding CRISPR-associated endonuclease Cas1: MTEKARAWVTVAGFGGHIKATRTTLTVRKKNEERRYEIRDVGHLIVVGGHTIHTSAVIALLRGGASISVFDADGRPAGQLTPPGRGDPAAELRNAQNRAFGHTYALTFAEKAMNERLLAIERYGHASGWDLLYEGELEFLHRSREEYQFLIKMDELRRLHQMNTDMYYEVMGRTLPAGLGFQRRKKRPHTDPINTMLSFGYAVLYSAANVAVVAAGLDPDHGVFKEGPGGLVYDIIDGFKPTMVDEPVFALARTGLREEEYETGNGRCILSECLTSRLLPVLHRTVREERIAAVVRDLAHSLATGKTFSPVY, encoded by the coding sequence ATGACTGAAAAGGCTCGTGCATGGGTGACGGTCGCCGGTTTCGGGGGGCACATCAAGGCGACCCGAACAACCCTGACGGTGAGGAAGAAGAACGAGGAGAGGCGGTACGAGATCAGGGACGTCGGCCACCTTATCGTCGTCGGAGGTCATACGATCCACACCTCGGCTGTCATTGCGCTGCTCAGGGGCGGTGCTTCGATCTCGGTCTTCGATGCCGACGGCCGACCGGCGGGCCAGCTTACCCCGCCGGGCAGGGGTGACCCCGCTGCGGAACTGAGAAACGCACAGAACCGGGCCTTCGGTCACACCTATGCCCTGACCTTTGCAGAAAAAGCGATGAACGAACGTCTCCTTGCCATCGAACGGTATGGCCATGCTTCTGGATGGGACCTCCTCTATGAGGGCGAACTCGAGTTTCTCCACCGCTCGCGCGAAGAATATCAGTTCCTCATCAAGATGGACGAACTCAGGCGGCTCCACCAGATGAACACCGATATGTACTATGAGGTGATGGGCCGCACCCTTCCGGCAGGCCTCGGATTTCAACGGCGAAAAAAGCGGCCGCACACCGACCCTATCAATACCATGCTCTCTTTCGGCTATGCGGTGTTGTACAGTGCGGCAAACGTCGCGGTCGTCGCCGCCGGCCTGGATCCCGACCACGGCGTCTTCAAAGAAGGTCCGGGGGGCCTGGTCTATGACATCATCGACGGGTTCAAGCCGACCATGGTGGACGAACCGGTTTTCGCCCTCGCACGTACGGGGCTTCGGGAAGAAGAATACGAAACCGGGAACGGACGGTGCATCCTCTCCGAATGTCTGACCTCCCGCCTGCTCCCGGTACTGCACCGGACCGTCCGGGAGGAGCGGATAGCCGCTGTTGTCAGGGACCTTGCCCACTCGCTGGCGACAGGGAAGACCTTCTCCCCGGTCTACTGA
- the mobB gene encoding molybdopterin-guanine dinucleotide biosynthesis protein B: MKIIQIVGSSNSGKTTFIETLVPALNEHGTVAAVKHLGHDRYAVEEGKDTTKYFEAGAAVSVGIDDEKAVIIRDTPDLTRTLGELCDAGIEYCIIEGFKTVPFPRIVIGDLESTDVALRNPTTAVVLDHLDAFEEFYTMEGIVRELRRSHPLERAGAVLTFNGIVRELTGDERTEYMDFGPEIDAIVEAIRVEAEETPGVIGARFYHRKGRLYAGEDITYFAILAEHRQEAFAAMSRAIDELKSRAHDKNT, from the coding sequence ATGAAAATTATTCAGATCGTTGGCAGTTCAAACTCCGGCAAGACCACCTTCATCGAAACCCTGGTCCCCGCCCTCAACGAACACGGCACCGTCGCAGCGGTCAAACATCTCGGCCACGACCGATACGCCGTCGAAGAAGGGAAAGACACCACCAAATATTTTGAGGCCGGCGCCGCCGTCTCGGTCGGGATCGACGACGAGAAGGCGGTGATCATCAGGGACACCCCCGACCTCACCAGGACCCTCGGCGAACTCTGCGACGCCGGGATAGAGTACTGTATTATCGAGGGGTTCAAGACCGTGCCCTTTCCGAGGATCGTCATCGGCGACCTCGAGAGCACGGACGTCGCCCTCAGGAACCCGACCACCGCCGTGGTGCTCGACCACCTCGACGCCTTCGAGGAATTCTATACGATGGAGGGGATCGTCAGAGAACTGAGGCGCTCGCACCCTCTCGAGCGGGCCGGGGCCGTCCTCACCTTCAACGGCATCGTCAGGGAACTGACCGGCGACGAACGGACCGAGTACATGGACTTCGGCCCGGAGATTGATGCCATCGTCGAGGCGATCAGAGTTGAAGCCGAAGAGACCCCGGGCGTCATCGGCGCACGCTTCTACCACCGGAAAGGCCGACTCTATGCCGGCGAAGACATCACCTACTTTGCGATCCTCGCCGAACACCGGCAGGAAGCCTTCGCCGCCATGAGCCGCGCGATCGATGAACTCAAGAGCAGGGCCCACGACAAGAACACCTGA
- the xerA gene encoding site-specific tyrosine recombinase/integron integrase, with amino-acid sequence MEKASFSEWLERFENYLRMRNYSPRTIRSYGETVRHFAHYVWVCRHAPPGESPGCDAGAFTSSSLQTAAEVPTAMVTDYFTWLAEQHAYKPKTLHRMISSLSSFYSYLYAQGAVAADPMPAVERPRIKNQELKYLKHNQVMRLLRSIEDERDRLIVRLIYATGVRVSELCTIDIGDIDFDEGTIRVRGKGDKIRMVFVDDETLAEVEGYIGNAIMGPLFEGQQGKGISPRTVQRIFRRYAPEGITPHKIRHSYASELYRRSHNLRVVQENLGHSSIKTTEIYLHTDIDERRRVYQEYFPLSNGGDRRR; translated from the coding sequence ATGGAGAAGGCTTCTTTTTCTGAGTGGCTGGAACGGTTCGAAAACTACCTCCGAATGCGAAATTACTCCCCCAGAACCATCCGAAGTTATGGCGAGACGGTCCGCCACTTCGCCCACTATGTCTGGGTCTGCCGGCACGCTCCTCCGGGCGAGTCACCCGGGTGCGATGCGGGTGCCTTCACCTCCTCCTCCCTGCAGACCGCGGCCGAGGTGCCCACCGCGATGGTGACCGACTACTTCACCTGGCTTGCAGAGCAGCATGCCTACAAACCAAAAACCCTCCACCGCATGATCTCGTCGCTTTCGTCCTTTTATTCATATCTCTATGCGCAGGGTGCGGTCGCCGCCGATCCGATGCCGGCGGTGGAACGCCCGCGGATCAAGAATCAGGAACTGAAATACCTGAAGCACAACCAGGTGATGCGCCTTCTCCGGTCGATCGAAGACGAGCGCGACCGCCTGATCGTGCGGCTGATCTACGCGACCGGCGTCCGGGTTTCCGAACTCTGTACCATCGATATCGGCGATATCGACTTTGATGAGGGGACCATCAGGGTGCGGGGCAAGGGCGACAAGATCAGGATGGTCTTCGTGGACGACGAGACACTGGCAGAGGTCGAGGGCTATATCGGAAACGCAATCATGGGGCCACTTTTCGAAGGGCAGCAGGGCAAGGGCATCTCCCCGAGAACGGTCCAGCGGATCTTCCGGCGGTACGCCCCCGAAGGCATCACGCCGCACAAGATCCGGCACTCCTACGCCTCCGAACTCTACCGGCGCTCGCACAACCTCCGTGTCGTCCAGGAGAACCTCGGCCACTCCTCCATCAAGACGACCGAGATCTATCTGCACACCGACATCGACGAGCGCAGACGGGTTTATCAGGAATATTTCCCCCTCTCCAACGGCGGCGACCGTCGCCGGTAG
- the uvsE gene encoding UV DNA damage repair endonuclease UvsE, protein MRIGYPCMNTGIGCTSARTFRLKSWSEERFLSTVAENLSCLSRILAYNAAHELLFFRVTSDLVPFASHPVNILDWPGIFAEEFAGIGAVVRENGMRVSMHPDQFTLINSPDEGVRERSVAELAYHAAALDAMGLDTTAKVQVHVGGVYGDREAAMERFVERYRTLPGAVGRRLVVENDDRLYTVRDCLALHRACGVPVVFDVFHHECNSSGEDAAGALAACAATWDPLDDGPLMVDYSSQAPGARRGRHAAALDPTHFAAFLAASRPHDFDLMLEVKDKEQSALRARALALAAGDPRVRRGRP, encoded by the coding sequence ATGCGGATCGGGTACCCGTGCATGAACACCGGCATCGGCTGCACCTCGGCCCGGACGTTCAGGCTGAAGTCCTGGAGCGAGGAGCGGTTCCTCTCCACAGTCGCAGAGAACCTTTCCTGTCTCTCCAGGATCCTCGCGTACAACGCGGCGCACGAACTCCTCTTCTTCAGGGTCACCTCAGACCTCGTTCCCTTCGCCTCCCACCCGGTGAACATCCTCGACTGGCCCGGTATCTTCGCGGAGGAGTTCGCCGGGATCGGGGCGGTGGTGCGGGAGAACGGGATGCGAGTCTCGATGCACCCGGACCAGTTCACGCTCATCAACTCTCCCGACGAGGGGGTCCGGGAGAGGAGCGTCGCCGAACTGGCGTACCACGCGGCGGCCCTCGACGCGATGGGGCTGGACACCACCGCAAAGGTCCAGGTCCATGTCGGCGGGGTCTACGGTGACCGGGAGGCGGCGATGGAGCGGTTTGTCGAGCGCTACCGCACGCTGCCCGGCGCGGTCGGGCGGCGGCTCGTCGTCGAGAACGACGACCGGCTGTACACCGTGAGAGACTGCCTCGCCCTCCACCGGGCCTGCGGGGTGCCGGTCGTCTTCGACGTCTTCCATCACGAGTGCAACTCTTCCGGGGAGGACGCGGCCGGGGCGCTCGCGGCCTGCGCAGCAACCTGGGACCCCCTTGACGACGGGCCCCTGATGGTCGACTACTCCTCCCAGGCACCCGGGGCGCGGCGCGGCCGGCACGCCGCCGCCCTCGACCCCACGCACTTCGCCGCCTTCCTCGCGGCCTCTCGTCCCCACGACTTCGACCTGATGCTCGAGGTGAAGGACAAGGAGCAGAGCGCCCTCCGCGCCCGTGCCCTCGCCCTTGCGGCCGGGGATCCCAGGGTGAGGAGAGGGCGTCCCTGA
- the arcC gene encoding carbamate kinase, translating to MKIVAALGGNAIIRYREKGTAEEQLGHIDAAVAPLARMVAAGHRVHVTHGNGPQVGDILLQNECAKEEVPRMPLDVCGAESQGMIGYMIQQCMQNRLEALGVQAPVTAVLTRTLVDAADPAFAAPSKAIGPYYTRAEARSLADAEGWTVREEVGRGWRRLVPSPVPSEILEAGAVRALFESGAVVIAGGGGGVPVVRATDGLRGVEAVVDKDLAAERLASAVGADLLLMLTDVAGVYLHFGGPDEEMIRKIDAQKARALLARGEFGAGTMAPKIEAAARFVEGGGRAAVIAHLDAAEAALAGRAGTRVTLA from the coding sequence ATGAAGATCGTCGCGGCCCTCGGCGGGAACGCCATCATCAGATATCGTGAGAAGGGGACGGCGGAAGAGCAACTCGGTCACATCGATGCGGCGGTCGCCCCCCTGGCCAGGATGGTCGCCGCCGGCCACCGCGTCCACGTCACCCACGGCAACGGTCCGCAGGTGGGGGACATCCTTCTCCAGAACGAGTGTGCGAAGGAGGAGGTGCCCCGGATGCCCCTGGACGTCTGCGGGGCGGAGAGCCAGGGGATGATCGGCTACATGATCCAGCAGTGCATGCAGAACCGCCTGGAAGCCCTCGGCGTCCAGGCGCCGGTCACGGCCGTGCTGACGCGGACTCTCGTCGACGCTGCCGACCCGGCCTTCGCCGCTCCGTCCAAGGCGATCGGGCCCTATTACACACGAGCGGAGGCGCGGTCCCTCGCCGACGCCGAAGGCTGGACCGTGCGCGAGGAAGTGGGGCGGGGGTGGCGGCGTCTCGTCCCCTCCCCTGTGCCGTCTGAGATCCTCGAGGCCGGGGCGGTCAGGGCGCTCTTCGAGAGCGGGGCCGTCGTCATCGCCGGTGGGGGCGGCGGGGTGCCGGTCGTCAGGGCGACCGACGGGCTCCGGGGCGTCGAGGCCGTCGTCGACAAAGACCTCGCTGCGGAACGACTTGCCTCCGCCGTCGGCGCCGACCTCCTCCTCATGCTCACCGACGTTGCCGGGGTGTACCTCCACTTCGGCGGACCTGATGAAGAGATGATCCGGAAGATAGACGCACAAAAAGCGCGGGCACTCCTCGCACGCGGTGAGTTTGGGGCCGGGACGATGGCCCCGAAGATCGAGGCCGCCGCCAGATTCGTCGAAGGAGGCGGCCGGGCCGCGGTCATCGCCCACCTCGACGCCGCCGAAGCGGCCCTTGCCGGTCGGGCCGGGACGCGGGTCACCCTCGCCTGA